A genomic window from Gemmatimonadaceae bacterium includes:
- a CDS encoding PLP-dependent aminotransferase family protein: protein MTLHFTLSSRRDAASQVYRQMRDAILDGRLHADDALPPTRRLAAELGLSRTTVTVVYERLRAEGFVVSRVGAGTFVRPGIRQRSESESRETLSALTPRALWETLPEGLDMSGPAPRFDFRTGLPDARQFPYAAWRRRMATQLQQITVGTGAHIDAAGLPALRAAIARHLRTSRGLTVAADDVLVTSGSQQAIDLVTRVLLEPRQVVAMEDPGYQPARRAFLAHGCTVRGVPVDAAGLVVDALPARARLVYVTPSHQYPLGIPMSMERRQALLSWAAAHHAAVVEDDYDSEFRFGGRPLEPLRSLDTCGRVLYVGSFSKSMLPTLRLGFVVAPSTLHAALRKAKHATDWHSPVPTQAALAQFLEDGVLAQHLRRLRRAFTKRHDTMRELLTGKFRGVLTPIAAPGGLHLAATFDDPAVDDCGVAQRAHERGVAMFPLSPRYVDTPPRSGLLLGYGGIEPEDIAEGLRRLSECI from the coding sequence GTGACCCTTCATTTCACGCTCAGCAGCCGGCGCGATGCCGCGTCACAAGTGTACCGACAGATGCGCGATGCGATTCTCGATGGCCGGCTCCACGCGGACGACGCGCTGCCGCCGACGCGGCGTCTGGCCGCGGAACTGGGGCTCTCGCGCACGACAGTGACGGTCGTCTACGAACGCTTGCGGGCCGAGGGCTTCGTGGTAAGCCGAGTTGGAGCCGGTACATTCGTGCGGCCGGGCATTCGGCAGAGGTCGGAGTCGGAGTCGAGGGAGACGCTGTCGGCGCTGACGCCGCGCGCGCTCTGGGAGACCCTGCCGGAGGGCTTGGATATGTCAGGTCCGGCGCCGCGCTTCGATTTCCGTACAGGACTCCCTGATGCACGGCAGTTCCCGTATGCCGCGTGGCGTCGGCGGATGGCGACGCAGTTGCAGCAAATCACCGTGGGAACGGGGGCGCACATCGACGCAGCGGGCCTTCCGGCGCTGCGGGCCGCGATCGCGCGTCATCTCCGCACGTCGCGCGGCCTCACGGTCGCCGCGGACGACGTGCTCGTGACGAGTGGCAGCCAGCAAGCAATCGATCTCGTGACGCGCGTGCTGCTGGAACCGCGGCAGGTCGTGGCGATGGAGGATCCGGGGTACCAGCCGGCGCGGCGGGCGTTCCTCGCGCACGGATGCACCGTGCGTGGAGTCCCGGTGGATGCGGCGGGACTCGTGGTGGATGCGCTTCCGGCGCGTGCGCGACTGGTGTACGTGACGCCGTCGCACCAGTACCCGCTCGGAATTCCGATGTCGATGGAGCGCCGGCAAGCGTTGCTGTCGTGGGCCGCCGCCCATCACGCCGCAGTCGTGGAGGACGACTACGACAGCGAGTTCCGCTTCGGCGGGCGACCCCTTGAGCCACTGCGCAGCCTCGACACCTGCGGCCGTGTGCTCTACGTGGGCAGCTTCTCCAAGTCGATGCTCCCCACGCTCCGCTTGGGCTTCGTGGTGGCACCGTCGACGCTCCACGCGGCGCTACGCAAGGCAAAGCACGCCACCGACTGGCATAGTCCGGTACCGACGCAGGCGGCGCTCGCGCAGTTCCTTGAGGATGGAGTCCTGGCCCAACATCTCCGACGCCTGCGGCGCGCGTTCACCAAGCGTCACGACACGATGCGCGAGCTGCTCACCGGGAAGTTCCGTGGCGTGCTGACGCCGATTGCGGCGCCAGGCGGACTGCACCTTGCCGCGACCTTCGACGACCCGGCGGTCGACGATTGCGGCGTGGCCCAGCGGGCGCACGAGCGCGGAGTGGCGATGTTTCCGCTCTCGCCGAGGTATGTCGATACGCCGCCTCGCTCCGGGCTGCTGCTTGGCTACGGTGGCATTGAGCCCGAGGACATCGCGGAGGGCCTTCGGCGGTTGTCAGAATGCATCTAG
- a CDS encoding DUF998 domain-containing protein, whose protein sequence is MHPPQPYPTAHSAARPLLWCGVLAGPFYLLVGYGQALAREGFDIRRHPLSVLANGDLGWIQVSNFLLTSVLVLFGAVGLRQVLRSTRGGTWGPLLLGTYGLGLFGAGVFPAAPMQGFPPGASPSAALGGAGLLHFVFGGIGFYALIASCFVFARRAHTLGDPGWAAASVATGTLFFVSFAAIASGNTSATAMLAFYAVITLAWAWHCALHVRHLR, encoded by the coding sequence GTGCACCCACCGCAACCGTACCCCACTGCCCACTCGGCCGCACGCCCCTTGCTCTGGTGCGGTGTCCTCGCGGGGCCATTCTATCTGCTGGTCGGCTATGGGCAAGCCCTTGCACGCGAAGGCTTTGATATCCGGCGGCATCCTCTCAGCGTTCTTGCGAACGGCGACCTCGGCTGGATTCAAGTCAGCAACTTCCTGCTCACGAGCGTCCTCGTGCTCTTCGGCGCCGTAGGCCTCCGTCAGGTGCTGCGGAGCACGCGCGGTGGCACCTGGGGTCCATTGCTGCTCGGCACGTACGGTCTTGGCCTATTCGGTGCTGGTGTATTCCCCGCCGCGCCGATGCAAGGGTTTCCACCTGGTGCCAGCCCATCCGCGGCACTTGGCGGTGCGGGCTTGCTGCACTTTGTGTTCGGCGGCATCGGATTCTACGCGTTGATTGCCTCGTGCTTCGTCTTCGCCCGACGCGCCCACACCCTCGGCGATCCCGGATGGGCGGCGGCATCCGTGGCCACCGGCACGCTGTTCTTCGTCAGTTTCGCGGCGATCGCGTCCGGCAACACCTCCGCCACCGCGATGCTCGCCTTCTATGCGGTGATCACGCTCGCGTGGGCCTGGCATTGCGCGCTGCACGTGAGGCATCTGCGTTGA
- a CDS encoding 4a-hydroxytetrahydrobiopterin dehydratase encodes MPRPARLDETTIADKLATLPGWSRHGAAITRTFVFAGFPDAVAFVERLVAPAELLNHHPDVDLRYNRVIVTLSTHDQGGLTELDFRLAGLVDGAVAS; translated from the coding sequence ATGCCCCGTCCTGCGCGTCTCGACGAAACCACCATCGCCGACAAGCTTGCCACGCTACCCGGTTGGAGCCGCCACGGGGCGGCCATCACCCGCACCTTCGTGTTTGCGGGATTCCCTGACGCCGTGGCCTTCGTGGAGCGGCTCGTGGCGCCCGCCGAGCTATTGAACCACCATCCGGACGTCGACCTGCGCTACAACCGCGTCATCGTTACGCTGTCGACGCACGACCAAGGCGGACTCACCGAACTGGACTTCCGCCTGGCCGGCCTCGTGGACGGCGCGGTGGCGTCCTAG
- a CDS encoding DUF4097 family beta strand repeat protein, translating into MSFRPSMILVACCIALTACGRDDDSGPEHRAEGVFRYERAMPAGQTLMLRNLAGAITVEPATDDTLRIVGDLTWRGDDRQPTDVSFRADTSATGALVCAIVGDGRCTADNFSSNSSGNRITFGKRGLSLGFGGRKRARVHFAVRVPAGVKLDLVLVEGNIVSASTAPVRARGVNGNVTIVTSVGPVQAENVNGNVDARMTTLSGSDSVKVSTVNGSVFAFLPETADATVEMRTTNGSVVSDFPTAVGSGQRFDKVIRATLGAGTTPVRVRSVNGNAQLRRLDAAGRAYELPEP; encoded by the coding sequence ATGTCGTTTCGCCCTTCGATGATCCTCGTCGCCTGCTGCATCGCCCTCACCGCCTGCGGCCGCGACGATGATTCCGGACCAGAGCATCGCGCCGAGGGGGTGTTCCGGTACGAGCGCGCAATGCCCGCAGGACAGACGCTGATGCTGCGCAACCTTGCCGGTGCAATCACCGTCGAGCCCGCCACGGACGACACGCTGCGCATCGTCGGCGACCTCACGTGGCGCGGGGATGACAGGCAACCCACGGACGTGTCGTTCCGCGCCGACACCAGCGCCACCGGCGCCTTGGTTTGTGCGATCGTCGGCGACGGCCGATGCACGGCGGACAACTTCTCCAGCAACAGCTCAGGCAACCGCATCACGTTCGGCAAGCGCGGGCTCTCGCTAGGCTTCGGCGGACGCAAGCGCGCGCGCGTGCACTTTGCGGTGCGGGTGCCGGCCGGCGTGAAGCTCGACCTGGTGCTCGTTGAGGGCAACATCGTCTCGGCCTCGACGGCACCAGTGCGCGCACGCGGCGTCAACGGCAACGTCACCATCGTCACTAGCGTGGGACCGGTGCAGGCGGAGAACGTGAACGGCAACGTGGACGCCCGGATGACGACGCTGTCCGGCAGCGATTCCGTGAAAGTCTCGACCGTCAACGGCAGTGTGTTCGCCTTCCTCCCCGAGACCGCTGACGCGACGGTGGAGATGCGCACGACGAACGGCAGCGTGGTGAGCGACTTCCCCACGGCGGTCGGGTCCGGGCAACGCTTCGACAAGGTCATTCGCGCGACGCTGGGCGCCGGCACCACGCCCGTGCGCGTGCGCAGCGTGAACGGCAACGCGCAACTGCGACGCCTCGATGCAGCCGGACGCGCCTACGAGCTGCCCGAACCCTAG
- a CDS encoding DUF4097 family beta strand repeat protein, whose protein sequence is MTKNLMRRAAQAGAMLATLALMAPTAAAQDTETVRWQGTLAAGRTIYLHNINGSVRVEAGSGNAVSLEAEKRSRRGNVDEVRIETRQTSSGDVIICALWREGSSCDEDGIRGGERRDNRRGDDVSVTMTVRVPAHAKVDARTVNGGVSVDAVQGDVRARTTNGDVEAASTAGAVYARTTNGSIRVRGVIPREGLDYHTTNGSIEIELPANANANLDLSTVNGRVTSDFPITFTGEINPRNIRATLGEGGPTLRARTTNGSIRLRKM, encoded by the coding sequence ATGACGAAGAACCTGATGCGCCGCGCGGCGCAGGCCGGCGCGATGCTGGCGACCCTGGCGCTGATGGCGCCGACCGCCGCGGCGCAGGACACGGAGACCGTGCGCTGGCAGGGCACGCTGGCGGCCGGCCGTACGATCTACCTGCACAACATCAACGGTTCCGTCCGTGTGGAAGCCGGCAGTGGGAACGCGGTGTCGCTGGAGGCAGAGAAGCGCTCGCGGCGCGGCAATGTCGACGAGGTGCGTATCGAGACGCGGCAGACGTCGAGTGGCGACGTGATCATCTGCGCGCTGTGGCGCGAAGGCTCCAGCTGCGACGAGGACGGCATCCGGGGTGGCGAGCGTCGTGACAACCGGCGCGGCGACGACGTCTCGGTGACGATGACCGTGCGCGTACCGGCGCACGCGAAGGTGGACGCGCGCACCGTCAACGGCGGTGTGTCGGTGGACGCCGTGCAGGGTGACGTGCGGGCCCGGACCACCAACGGTGACGTCGAGGCGGCGTCGACGGCGGGTGCGGTGTACGCGCGCACCACGAACGGCAGCATCCGCGTGCGCGGCGTCATCCCGCGCGAGGGGCTCGATTACCACACCACCAACGGCTCGATCGAGATCGAACTGCCGGCCAACGCCAATGCCAACCTCGACCTCAGCACGGTGAACGGGCGGGTGACCAGCGACTTCCCGATCACGTTCACGGGCGAGATCAACCCGCGGAACATCCGGGCGACGCTGGGCGAGGGCGGCCCGACGCTGCGAGCGCGGACGACCAACGGCAGCATCCGCCTGCGCAAGATGTAG
- a CDS encoding DUF4097 family beta strand repeat protein, whose amino-acid sequence MNAFPHSFRALLLLGALPMALAAQRDGDRIDTTLTLNAGGLVQLGVVSGEIRVTASNRRDVRIRASIDRGRWDLSASRSGIALQSRSVNSRQSGATITVEVPVGTRVIANSTSGLIDVRGTMSEVAARTTSGRIQVHGARTRLEVRTISGSLELRDVQGRMSIEGTSTSIDLENASGDLTAETVSGSIRIRRSALTNLRARTTSGTINYEGSLSPTGSYTLNTHSGSITMALPANVGARLELETFSGRISSDFPLTLQPGQSTGRGRRMEFTLGDGRARVSAGAFSGNINLRRGSAAADRE is encoded by the coding sequence ATGAACGCTTTCCCGCATTCCTTCCGCGCCCTGCTGCTGCTCGGCGCCCTCCCGATGGCCCTCGCCGCGCAGCGCGACGGGGACCGCATCGACACCACCTTGACGCTCAACGCGGGCGGCCTCGTACAGCTCGGCGTGGTCTCCGGCGAGATCCGCGTCACCGCGAGCAACCGCCGCGATGTGCGCATCCGGGCCAGCATCGACCGCGGCCGCTGGGACCTCTCGGCCAGCCGTAGTGGCATCGCGCTGCAGTCGCGTTCCGTGAACAGCCGCCAGAGCGGCGCCACGATCACGGTCGAGGTCCCCGTCGGCACCCGCGTGATTGCCAACTCCACGAGCGGCCTCATCGACGTGCGCGGCACGATGAGCGAAGTGGCCGCGCGGACGACCAGCGGTCGCATCCAGGTGCACGGTGCGCGGACGCGGCTCGAGGTCCGCACCATCTCCGGCAGCCTCGAACTGCGCGATGTCCAAGGGCGGATGTCGATCGAGGGCACCAGCACCAGCATCGACCTCGAGAACGCCAGCGGCGACCTCACGGCCGAGACGGTGAGCGGGTCGATCCGCATCCGGCGCAGCGCGCTCACCAACCTCCGCGCGCGGACCACCTCCGGCACCATCAACTACGAAGGCAGCCTGTCACCGACGGGGAGCTACACGCTCAACACCCACTCGGGCAGCATCACGATGGCGTTGCCCGCCAACGTCGGGGCGCGGCTGGAGCTGGAGACGTTCAGCGGCCGGATCAGCAGCGACTTTCCGCTCACGTTGCAGCCGGGCCAGAGCACCGGCCGTGGGCGGCGGATGGAGTTCACCCTCGGCGACGGACGCGCCCGCGTCTCGGCTGGGGCATTCAGCGGGAACATCAACCTCCGTCGCGGCAGCGCGGCGGCCGACCGGGAGTGA
- a CDS encoding RNA polymerase sigma factor, translated as MTQPLPIQAHPLPTGPSDDVALAARGDRRAFERIYRTHVDRVFSVCVRMVGDRGRAEELTQDVFVRCWEKLAQFRGESAFSTWLHRLAVNVVLNDRQAEGRRRHREDEAIEDMDEISASDVRPLPVPGLSLDLEAAIAALPPGARKVFVLHDVEGYTHEEIGTMLGVTAGGCKAQLHRARMLLRRSLSR; from the coding sequence ATGACCCAACCCCTGCCGATCCAAGCCCACCCCCTGCCGACCGGTCCTTCCGACGACGTCGCGCTCGCCGCTCGTGGTGACCGCCGCGCCTTCGAGCGGATCTACCGGACCCACGTGGACCGCGTCTTCTCGGTCTGCGTCCGGATGGTCGGCGACCGGGGACGGGCCGAGGAGCTGACGCAGGACGTGTTCGTACGCTGCTGGGAAAAGCTGGCGCAGTTCCGTGGGGAGTCCGCCTTCTCCACCTGGCTGCACCGGCTCGCGGTGAACGTGGTGCTCAACGACCGTCAGGCCGAGGGACGCCGCCGCCACCGCGAGGACGAAGCCATCGAGGATATGGACGAGATCAGCGCCTCCGATGTACGGCCGCTCCCCGTCCCTGGCCTCTCGCTGGACCTCGAAGCGGCCATCGCGGCGCTTCCCCCCGGCGCCCGGAAGGTCTTCGTCCTGCACGACGTTGAAGGCTATACCCACGAGGAAATCGGCACGATGCTCGGCGTCACCGCCGGCGGCTGCAAGGCGCAGCTGCACCGTGCCCGGATGCTACTGCGGAGGAGTCTGTCCAGATGA